The DNA region ATGGCCTGGAACTCCGGGGTCGAGGTGGCGGCGGGGCTGTCCAGCTCGTAGATCGTGGTGTAGATGCGCGTGCCCGCGCGCTCGGTCTTGCCGTGGGTCGTCTCGGAGACGTCGCCGGTGGAGACGTAGCGGCGCCCCCGCCGCACCCCCGGGCACTTGAGCGCGTCGGGCAGATGCACGGTGTCGTACCAGCGGTTCCATTCGGCCTCGACGGCCGGGTCGACCTCGACGGTGACGATCAGCAGGCAGCCCGGGAATTGCTCGCTCATCAGTCGAGCCAGTCCTTCTCCTTGAGCTTGCGCGGCAGGTAGCGCTTGGTGAGGTACTGGAAGTCCTTGTTGGCGAGCGCGTCCAGCTCGTACTTGAGGCCGATCGACAGCATCCGCTTGATCTCCTCCTGCCACGGCTTCTTCTGGAACCAGCTGTAGTTCAGCAGCTCGCGGGCCCGCGCAATGTCCTTGTC from Candidatus Methylomirabilota bacterium includes:
- a CDS encoding DUF4286 family protein, whose amino-acid sequence is MSEQFPGCLLIVTVEVDPAVEAEWNRWYDTVHLPDALKCPGVRRGRRYVSTGDVSETTHGKTERAGTRIYTTIYELDSPAATSTPEFQAMRGWYHFAPHVRSRTQTIIPA